A genomic window from Caldicellulosiruptor kronotskyensis 2002 includes:
- a CDS encoding DUF2294 domain-containing protein: MTKGQIEAKISEAVSKFEIEYMGRGPKQIKTIITEDIIVVRLIGFLSPTEKKLAQTKEGIELIKKVRATLFENAKEDLANLIKQVIDVDIAGIYSDVNTVNGEKVIVITLNENLEKKLSK; the protein is encoded by the coding sequence ATGACAAAAGGGCAGATAGAAGCAAAAATCAGCGAGGCAGTAAGCAAGTTCGAAATAGAATACATGGGCAGAGGACCAAAGCAGATAAAAACTATAATTACAGAGGACATTATTGTTGTGAGACTAATTGGTTTTTTAAGCCCTACAGAGAAAAAGCTTGCACAAACTAAGGAAGGCATTGAACTTATCAAAAAGGTGAGAGCAACTTTGTTTGAGAATGCAAAAGAGGATTTGGCAAACTTAATAAAACAGGTAATTGATGTTGATATTGCTGGCATTTACTCAGATGTGAACACAGTAAATGGTGAAAAAGTAATTGTAATAACTCTAAATGAGAACTTAGAAAAAAAATTGAGTAAGTAA
- the hcp gene encoding hydroxylamine reductase, with protein sequence MIQTDMFCFQCEQTAGGKGCTKVGVCGKDSRVATLQDLLLYQLKGIAYLGSKILAEGKKIDEGTTKFMMDALFSTLTNVNFDEKRFVRYILEADSVKENLKNQVSNLDNLPAAVYYRPPENVEEMITDGKKVGILADDIDEDVRSLRELLIYGLKGMAAYAHHAYRLGYKDDDVNNFFFTALAKTLDSNLSTDELYNLCMELGKKNFKCMEILDKAHTETFGHPQPTEVLISKKKGPFIIVSGHDLKDLKELLEQTEGKGINIYTHGEMLPAHGYPELKKYKHLVGNYGGAWQDQQKEFDGIPGCILMTTNCLQKPRDSYRDRIFTTGVVGFDGVAHIEEVNGKKDFTPIIQKALELGGWQEDEEEKKILVGFAHNTVLGVANKIIEAVKSGQIKHFFLIGGCDGAKPGRNYYTEFAEKTPKDTLILTLACGKYRFNKKDFGMVAEFPRLLDVGQCNDAYSAIIIAIELAKAFGVNVNDLPLTLVLSWFEQKAVAILLTLLSLGIKNIYLGPSLPAFVSPNILQVLVERFNIKPISNPENDLNEILSKK encoded by the coding sequence ATGATTCAAACTGATATGTTTTGTTTCCAATGCGAACAGACAGCAGGTGGGAAAGGCTGCACAAAGGTAGGTGTTTGTGGGAAAGACAGCAGAGTTGCTACACTTCAGGATTTGCTCTTATACCAGTTAAAAGGCATTGCATACTTGGGCAGCAAGATTTTAGCTGAAGGAAAAAAGATTGATGAAGGTACAACCAAATTCATGATGGATGCTCTATTTTCTACCCTTACAAATGTGAACTTTGATGAGAAAAGATTTGTAAGATATATTCTTGAAGCAGACAGCGTGAAAGAAAATCTAAAAAATCAAGTTTCTAACTTAGATAATCTACCCGCTGCCGTTTACTATCGGCCACCAGAAAATGTTGAAGAGATGATAACAGACGGGAAAAAGGTAGGAATTCTGGCAGATGACATTGATGAGGATGTCAGGTCTTTAAGAGAGCTCCTTATTTATGGCTTAAAAGGAATGGCTGCATATGCTCATCATGCATATAGGCTTGGCTACAAGGATGATGATGTGAACAATTTCTTCTTTACGGCACTTGCAAAAACGCTGGACAGCAACTTGTCAACAGATGAGCTTTATAACCTTTGTATGGAACTTGGAAAGAAGAATTTTAAATGTATGGAAATTTTGGACAAAGCTCACACTGAGACTTTTGGTCATCCACAGCCAACAGAAGTTTTGATTTCCAAGAAAAAAGGACCATTTATAATTGTCTCTGGTCATGATTTGAAAGACTTAAAAGAACTTTTAGAGCAAACAGAAGGAAAAGGAATAAATATCTATACACACGGTGAAATGCTTCCTGCGCATGGTTATCCAGAGCTAAAGAAGTACAAACATCTTGTTGGTAATTATGGTGGTGCATGGCAAGACCAGCAAAAGGAATTTGACGGTATTCCAGGTTGTATCTTGATGACCACAAACTGTCTGCAAAAACCACGCGACAGTTACAGAGACAGAATATTTACAACGGGTGTTGTTGGGTTTGATGGTGTTGCACACATTGAAGAAGTAAATGGCAAAAAGGATTTCACGCCAATTATTCAAAAGGCATTAGAACTTGGTGGTTGGCAGGAAGACGAAGAAGAAAAGAAAATCCTTGTTGGATTTGCTCACAATACTGTGCTTGGTGTTGCAAACAAGATAATTGAGGCTGTAAAAAGTGGTCAGATCAAGCATTTCTTCTTAATTGGTGGATGCGATGGTGCAAAGCCAGGTAGAAACTACTATACAGAGTTTGCTGAAAAAACTCCAAAAGACACGCTTATTTTGACGCTTGCATGTGGAAAGTATAGATTCAATAAGAAAGACTTTGGAATGGTTGCTGAATTTCCAAGACTTTTAGATGTTGGTCAGTGCAACGATGCATATTCTGCAATCATTATCGCAATTGAACTTGCAAAGGCTTTTGGAGTTAATGTAAATGATTTGCCACTTACACTTGTTCTTTCGTGGTTTGAACAAAAAGCAGTAGCGATACTTTTGACACTGTTGTCCCTTGGTATTAAAAACATCTACTTGGGTCCATCACTGCCAGCATTTGTTTCGCCAAATATTCTGCAGGTACTTGTTGAGAGATTCAATATAAAACCTATTTCAAACCCAGAGAATGATTTGAACGAAATTTTGTCAAAAAAATAA
- a CDS encoding ATP-binding protein, whose amino-acid sequence MIRKIVKINEEKCNGCGLCVNACIEGAIELVNGKAKLVSEEYCDGLGNCLPVCPTGAIEIIEAEAKPFNEKAVEERLNQKKQRGQFSCMCPGSQEKIIERNNIDTTSEEKNQKVEETKKEFSELVNWPVQLNLVNPYAKFFDNAHILIAADCVAYAYASFHRDFMKGKVTIIGCPKLDNIEYYYEKILEIIQSHNIKSITVVKMEVPCCNGIASIVKKAMLQAQKILPYQEVTITTDGGIKE is encoded by the coding sequence ATGATAAGAAAGATTGTAAAGATCAACGAGGAAAAGTGCAATGGATGCGGACTGTGTGTGAATGCATGTATTGAGGGTGCGATTGAGCTTGTAAATGGCAAGGCAAAACTTGTCAGTGAAGAATATTGTGACGGACTTGGAAATTGTTTACCTGTTTGTCCAACAGGGGCAATTGAGATAATTGAAGCTGAAGCGAAACCATTCAATGAAAAGGCTGTGGAAGAAAGGCTCAATCAGAAAAAACAGCGTGGGCAGTTTTCATGTATGTGCCCTGGTTCTCAGGAAAAGATTATTGAAAGAAACAATATTGATACAACTTCAGAGGAAAAAAATCAAAAGGTAGAAGAGACCAAAAAAGAGTTTTCTGAACTTGTTAACTGGCCGGTACAGCTAAATCTTGTTAATCCTTATGCAAAGTTTTTTGATAACGCGCATATACTCATTGCTGCTGACTGTGTTGCCTATGCATATGCATCTTTCCACAGAGATTTTATGAAAGGAAAAGTGACAATAATAGGATGTCCAAAGCTTGACAATATTGAATATTACTATGAAAAAATCTTAGAAATTATTCAAAGTCATAATATAAAAAGCATCACAGTTGTCAAGATGGAAGTTCCTTGTTGCAATGGTATTGCAAGCATAGTTAAAAAGGCCATGCTTCAGGCACAGAAGATTTTGCCGTATCAAGAGGTAACAATTACCACCGATGGTGGTATAAAAGAATAA
- a CDS encoding Crp/Fnr family transcriptional regulator produces MHLERVRQSKLFKMMDQSEIKEILDTFHILKKDFEKDQVIVLEGDECSFVGLILSGMVEVKKSSVSGKEYTITTLSQGDTFGEAVIFSSANTFPATIVSKTKTEVIFIPKHAIIEMCKKNEKFLHNFLNLLSDRILLLNTKLKENTLSTLRQKICNFLIEEYKKQKTTKLRLNLTKQELAKIFNVQRPSLSRELIKMKEEGLIDFWGKEIWIKDLEKIEEHLYEDI; encoded by the coding sequence ATGCATCTTGAAAGGGTACGTCAAAGCAAGCTGTTTAAGATGATGGATCAAAGCGAAATAAAAGAGATATTGGATACCTTTCATATTCTTAAAAAGGATTTTGAAAAAGACCAGGTGATTGTACTTGAAGGTGACGAATGCAGCTTTGTAGGACTTATACTCAGCGGAATGGTTGAAGTGAAGAAAAGCTCTGTCTCAGGCAAAGAATATACTATAACTACATTGTCACAAGGCGATACGTTTGGTGAAGCTGTCATATTTTCTTCGGCAAACACTTTTCCTGCGACAATTGTTTCAAAAACCAAAACAGAGGTTATATTTATTCCAAAGCATGCCATAATTGAGATGTGCAAAAAGAACGAAAAGTTTTTACACAACTTTTTAAACCTTCTTTCAGATAGAATCCTTCTCTTGAACACTAAACTTAAAGAAAATACGCTTTCTACTTTGAGACAAAAGATTTGTAATTTTTTAATTGAAGAGTACAAAAAACAAAAAACTACAAAATTAAGACTAAATTTGACAAAGCAAGAGCTTGCCAAAATTTTTAATGTGCAAAGGCCTTCACTTTCAAGAGAGCTTATAAAAATGAAAGAAGAAGGACTAATTGATTTTTGGGGAAAAGAGATCTGGATAAAAGATCTGGAAAAAATAGAGGAGCATTTATACGAAGATATATAA
- the ftsY gene encoding signal recognition particle-docking protein FtsY — protein sequence MGFFDRLKEGLSKTKKNFTEKVESLLKSFRQIDDDLFEELEEVLVLSDVGVKTSQKIIENLKERVKKERILDPQIVKELLKEEMLNIINLENKLSEKYPLIILMVGVNGVGKTTSIGKIANLLKSNGKKVLVAAADTFRAAAAEQLEIWAKRVGCDIIKHVEGADPAAVVFDGIQAMRARKADVLIVDTAGRLHTKKNLIEELKKINRVINQQMPEAAKETLLVIDATTGQNALNQAKEFNQAVNISGIVLTKLDGTAKGGIVISIYDELKIPVKFVGVGEKIDDLQYFNAKEFVDALFEN from the coding sequence ATGGGATTTTTTGATAGACTTAAAGAAGGTCTTTCAAAGACTAAAAAGAATTTTACTGAGAAGGTGGAGAGTTTATTAAAATCATTCAGGCAAATAGATGATGATCTCTTTGAAGAACTTGAAGAGGTTTTGGTACTCTCAGACGTTGGTGTCAAAACATCTCAAAAAATAATAGAAAATCTCAAAGAGAGGGTTAAAAAAGAAAGAATTCTTGATCCTCAAATTGTAAAAGAACTTTTAAAAGAGGAGATGTTGAATATTATTAATCTTGAAAACAAGTTAAGTGAAAAGTATCCCCTCATAATTCTGATGGTTGGTGTAAACGGTGTTGGCAAGACAACATCCATAGGTAAAATTGCAAATCTTTTAAAATCAAATGGTAAAAAGGTTTTAGTTGCGGCAGCAGACACATTTAGAGCAGCAGCTGCAGAACAGCTTGAGATTTGGGCAAAAAGGGTTGGGTGTGACATTATAAAGCATGTGGAAGGAGCTGACCCGGCAGCTGTTGTGTTCGATGGTATCCAGGCGATGAGGGCAAGAAAGGCTGATGTTTTGATAGTAGACACGGCTGGCAGACTTCATACTAAGAAAAATTTGATTGAGGAGCTCAAAAAGATTAACAGGGTAATAAATCAGCAAATGCCAGAAGCTGCAAAAGAGACTTTGCTTGTAATTGATGCAACAACCGGTCAAAATGCTCTAAATCAAGCAAAAGAGTTTAATCAGGCAGTCAATATTTCTGGAATTGTACTTACAAAGCTTGATGGTACGGCAAAAGGTGGTATCGTAATTTCCATCTATGATGAGCTAAAGATTCCGGTAAAGTTTGTAGGTGTTGGAGAAAAGATAGATGATCTTCAGTATTTTAATGCAAAAGAATTTGTAGACGCTCTTTTTGAAAACTAA
- the smc gene encoding chromosome segregation protein SMC yields MYIKWLEIYGFKSFCEKTRIEFEKGITAIVGPNGCGKSNITDAIRWALGEQSLKLLRAAKQEDLIFAGTEKRKSQGFAEVSICFDNSSGVLPIDYQEVVITRRLFRSGESEFFINKIPCRLKDVYELFLDSGLGKDGYSIISQGRVDEIINARPVERYRIFEEACGITKYKYRKEETERKLKATEENIQRLQDVMFELRTQLEEIKPDVEKAKTYLQINQRLQSLKKEKYVYEYNLKGKRYHDFLIKEKELNEELEKLIHMRRKLEESIDQNKLQMDLLTHQIEEIKISYDNIKGELTEDTARLKFLKKQLESKQQLKDHLAEQILQLEKQKEDLKKNIEELQKSLSEKEEEHRNVLEVYAKLQKQITALKESITKIDSEIQKKEAELIECISQIEKFNQKLNGILHLSGTLENRKEKIIEQTNAILNELEKLTVAQDTKKSKLKELDNEKKKLIILLEDLNQQVSEKESHLANIRSLVEDLSKQLIKKQEKLSILKMMEESYEGYSKTIKEIFKRVKNLPICLYGTVGSLISVKREYLKAIETALSSSLQHLVVKNEDDAKRIIEIAKNEKLGKVTIIPIDTVSVLSQKEDINADGFLGFADEFIDINDELRKVVEFLLGRTLVFDTIDRAIEYQRKVGYKARCVTLSGELISPGGVFVGGEKKADFSLLERKVEKEELELDVKNLSSKLEEMDRLIIENSKVLYDLKTAKQETEENLNDLLSKMNELEREIEMYDYKIKQLAQNKDALENEKNLIGQQLITLECDIKSSQENLENLKKSKEGLEKKISNLKTTLSKLKEDYNFLDGKFTKAIEEKNKIEAEISILKHKLESKSYNMVEIENQKMYRSNEKVKCEENIKEIEGQIFQTSEEIEEKKQKAEEFKNNLQRLEKDYSELSDRYNSEQKKLNEALNKIQEIEKKLGQIALEKHDVENYMKNIKEKYFETFNEEINTSNREVFWSKEKEDELERCIQALSELGEVKLYSIDQEKRLQERMQFLQKQIEDLQKTTDELKRLISHLEKNMKEIFLENFEKIKSLFSEIFFELFGGGSCDLKLIGQDGELGVDIDVKPPGKKLQNINLLSGGEKALVAIALLFAFLTFKGSLLCILDEIDSSLDEANVQRFAQYIKNLNNQSQIIIVTHRKPTMEIADVLYGVTMEERGVSKVLSLNIEKIQKG; encoded by the coding sequence ATGTACATAAAATGGCTTGAAATCTATGGTTTTAAATCTTTTTGTGAAAAGACAAGGATAGAGTTTGAAAAAGGCATTACTGCAATAGTTGGACCAAACGGTTGTGGCAAGAGCAATATCACAGACGCAATTAGATGGGCTTTAGGTGAGCAGAGCCTTAAACTTTTGCGTGCAGCAAAACAAGAAGACCTTATTTTTGCCGGCACAGAGAAGAGAAAATCTCAGGGTTTTGCTGAGGTTTCTATATGTTTTGACAACTCAAGCGGGGTTCTTCCCATCGATTATCAAGAAGTGGTGATAACAAGAAGGCTTTTTAGAAGTGGTGAAAGTGAATTTTTTATAAACAAAATTCCTTGCAGATTGAAAGATGTGTATGAGCTTTTTCTTGACTCTGGCCTTGGAAAAGATGGATATTCTATTATCTCCCAAGGTAGAGTTGATGAGATAATAAATGCAAGGCCTGTAGAAAGGTATAGGATTTTTGAAGAAGCGTGTGGGATTACAAAGTATAAGTACAGAAAAGAAGAGACAGAGAGAAAGCTTAAGGCAACAGAGGAGAACATTCAAAGACTTCAGGATGTAATGTTTGAACTGAGAACACAGCTGGAGGAAATTAAGCCAGATGTAGAAAAAGCCAAGACATATCTACAAATAAATCAAAGACTCCAAAGTTTGAAAAAAGAAAAGTATGTTTATGAGTATAACTTGAAAGGCAAAAGATATCATGATTTTCTCATAAAAGAGAAGGAATTAAATGAGGAACTTGAAAAATTAATACACATGAGAAGAAAACTTGAAGAAAGTATAGATCAGAACAAATTGCAAATGGACCTGTTGACCCACCAGATAGAGGAAATAAAAATATCTTATGATAATATAAAAGGTGAACTCACAGAAGACACCGCACGATTAAAGTTTTTAAAAAAGCAGCTTGAAAGTAAGCAGCAACTTAAAGATCATTTGGCAGAGCAAATTTTACAGCTTGAGAAACAAAAAGAGGACTTAAAAAAGAACATAGAAGAATTACAAAAGAGTCTTTCTGAAAAAGAAGAAGAGCATAGAAACGTTTTAGAGGTTTATGCAAAGTTACAAAAACAAATTACAGCTTTAAAAGAAAGCATTACAAAAATAGATTCAGAAATCCAAAAGAAAGAAGCAGAGTTAATTGAATGCATATCCCAGATAGAAAAGTTTAACCAAAAATTAAATGGAATTTTGCATTTGTCAGGTACTTTAGAAAATAGAAAAGAGAAAATAATTGAGCAGACAAATGCTATTTTAAATGAACTTGAAAAACTGACCGTTGCACAAGATACAAAAAAGTCAAAACTTAAAGAATTAGATAATGAAAAGAAAAAGCTTATTATTTTACTGGAAGATTTAAACCAGCAGGTATCAGAAAAAGAGAGTCATCTTGCCAACATCAGAAGTTTAGTAGAAGATCTTTCAAAACAGCTGATAAAAAAGCAAGAAAAATTAAGCATTTTAAAAATGATGGAAGAGAGCTATGAAGGATACAGCAAGACAATCAAGGAAATTTTCAAACGTGTAAAAAATCTTCCTATTTGTCTGTATGGGACGGTGGGAAGTTTGATATCTGTCAAAAGAGAATATCTAAAAGCTATTGAAACAGCCCTGAGCAGTTCTTTGCAGCACCTTGTTGTGAAAAATGAAGATGATGCAAAAAGGATAATAGAGATAGCAAAGAATGAGAAACTTGGCAAGGTCACAATTATACCTATTGATACTGTTTCGGTTTTGAGTCAAAAAGAAGATATTAACGCAGATGGCTTTTTAGGATTTGCAGATGAGTTTATTGATATAAATGATGAATTGAGAAAGGTAGTAGAATTTTTGCTTGGTCGGACCTTAGTTTTTGATACTATCGACAGAGCTATAGAGTATCAAAGAAAGGTAGGGTATAAGGCAAGGTGTGTTACACTTTCGGGAGAGCTAATTTCACCAGGTGGGGTTTTTGTTGGTGGTGAGAAGAAAGCGGATTTTTCTCTTTTGGAAAGAAAAGTGGAAAAAGAAGAGCTGGAACTTGATGTTAAAAACCTTTCATCCAAGCTTGAGGAAATGGATAGATTGATTATAGAAAATAGTAAAGTATTGTATGATCTGAAAACTGCGAAGCAAGAAACGGAAGAAAACTTAAATGATTTATTGTCGAAAATGAATGAGCTTGAAAGAGAAATTGAGATGTATGACTACAAGATAAAACAGCTTGCCCAAAATAAAGATGCTTTAGAAAACGAAAAGAATTTGATAGGTCAGCAACTCATAACACTTGAATGCGACATAAAGTCTTCACAGGAAAACTTAGAAAATCTCAAAAAATCAAAAGAGGGATTGGAAAAAAAGATTTCAAATCTTAAAACTACTTTGAGCAAACTAAAAGAAGATTATAATTTTTTGGATGGTAAGTTCACAAAAGCGATAGAAGAAAAGAATAAGATTGAAGCAGAGATTTCTATATTAAAACACAAGCTTGAAAGTAAAAGTTACAACATGGTTGAGATAGAGAATCAAAAAATGTACAGGTCCAATGAGAAGGTAAAATGTGAAGAGAATATAAAAGAGATTGAGGGGCAAATTTTTCAAACTTCTGAGGAGATAGAGGAGAAAAAACAGAAAGCAGAAGAGTTTAAAAATAATTTGCAGCGGCTTGAGAAAGATTACTCTGAACTTTCTGACCGATACAATTCTGAGCAAAAAAAGTTAAATGAAGCTTTAAATAAAATTCAGGAGATAGAAAAAAAACTTGGGCAAATTGCTCTTGAAAAGCATGATGTTGAAAACTATATGAAGAATATAAAAGAAAAATATTTTGAAACATTTAATGAAGAAATCAATACTTCAAATAGAGAAGTTTTTTGGTCAAAAGAGAAAGAAGATGAACTTGAAAGATGTATTCAAGCGCTTTCTGAATTGGGGGAAGTAAAGTTATATTCAATTGATCAGGAGAAGAGGCTACAGGAAAGAATGCAATTTTTGCAAAAACAGATTGAAGATTTGCAGAAGACAACAGATGAGTTAAAAAGACTTATTAGTCATCTTGAAAAAAATATGAAAGAGATATTTTTAGAAAACTTTGAAAAGATAAAGAGTTTGTTTTCAGAGATATTCTTTGAGCTTTTTGGCGGAGGAAGTTGTGATTTGAAGCTCATAGGGCAGGATGGCGAGCTTGGTGTAGATATTGATGTTAAGCCTCCAGGCAAAAAGCTGCAAAATATAAATCTTCTTTCGGGTGGAGAAAAGGCTTTGGTAGCAATTGCACTTTTGTTCGCATTCTTAACATTTAAAGGTTCTCTTTTGTGCATATTAGACGAGATAGATTCCAGCTTGGATGAGGCAAATGTTCAAAGGTTTGCCCAGTATATAAAGAATTTAAATAACCAGAGCCAAATCATTATCGTTACCCATAGGAAACCCACAATGGAGATTGCCGACGTTCTATATGGTGTTACAATGGAAGAACGCGGTGTTTCAAAAGTTTTATCGCTAAACATTGAAAAAATACAGAAAGGATGA
- a CDS encoding amidase domain-containing protein has protein sequence MKRNIALSLMLICFVLINCFNCVKVEAAYNSFGAASYADIWALSRNSNYPSFDADCTNFASQAMHEGGTLPFDKQNGWYCEKVLWWWNWGTAWSVADDLYRYLSNSARGTILGRWKYEGQIGFNDYNDVLQPGDILFYDWNSDGRFDHAGVSVGLGYDSTYGRTGNVQDQHTYDRFHAIWHLKPYNVRATTTTIVAIRPK, from the coding sequence ATGAAAAGAAACATTGCGCTATCTTTAATGCTTATCTGTTTTGTTCTGATAAACTGTTTCAATTGCGTAAAAGTTGAAGCAGCTTACAATAGCTTTGGGGCTGCTTCATATGCAGATATTTGGGCACTAAGCAGAAATTCAAACTACCCTAGTTTTGACGCAGATTGCACAAATTTTGCATCTCAAGCAATGCATGAGGGAGGAACTTTGCCATTTGATAAACAAAATGGTTGGTATTGCGAGAAAGTTCTTTGGTGGTGGAATTGGGGAACAGCTTGGAGTGTAGCTGATGATTTGTACAGATATCTATCAAACTCAGCCAGGGGAACGATTTTAGGTAGATGGAAATATGAGGGGCAAATAGGCTTTAATGATTATAATGATGTACTTCAACCTGGTGATATTCTATTTTATGATTGGAATTCAGATGGAAGATTTGACCATGCTGGTGTTTCTGTAGGTTTAGGGTACGATTCTACTTATGGGAGAACTGGCAATGTTCAAGATCAACACACTTATGATAGATTTCATGCAATTTGGCATTTAAAACCATACAATGTCAGAGCTACTACTACCACAATAGTAGCAATTCGTCCAAAATGA
- a CDS encoding stage V sporulation protein S, which produces MEVLKVAANSKPQKVAGALTAVIKEKRVAELQAVGAGAVNQAVKAIAIARGKVAPNGIDLIVIPAFSEIDIDGEERTAIKFIVQAR; this is translated from the coding sequence ATGGAAGTTCTAAAAGTTGCTGCAAATTCAAAACCACAAAAAGTGGCAGGAGCTCTGACTGCAGTAATAAAGGAAAAAAGAGTTGCTGAGCTTCAGGCAGTTGGAGCAGGTGCTGTAAACCAAGCTGTTAAAGCTATTGCAATTGCAAGAGGAAAAGTAGCGCCAAATGGTATTGACTTAATTGTAATTCCAGCATTTTCTGAAATTGATATTGATGGTGAGGAAAGGACTGCAATAAAGTTTATTGTTCAGGCAAGGTAA
- the pstA gene encoding phosphate ABC transporter permease PstA, producing MIRKNKVVQGIVFSIIGLFTLITMIILIVIVFHIISNGLKGISLSFILQYPEEMGKSGGIFPVIVGTLYVTLLAVIIASPVGVLAAIYLTEYAKKGKAVELIRFGTETLAGIPSIIYGLFGFAFFVIALGFRWSILSGALTLSIMILPTIIRTSEEAIKTVPMSFREGSLALGATKWQTIAKVVIPPAMPGILTGVILGVGRAIGETAAVLLTAGSSLNFPTSIFSPTRTMSVHLYILSSEGISKLNSYATATLLIVIVFIINMFANMIIRRYNRILGRG from the coding sequence ATGATAAGAAAGAATAAAGTTGTACAGGGCATTGTATTTTCTATAATTGGACTTTTTACGTTAATTACCATGATAATATTAATTGTTATAGTATTTCACATTATTTCTAATGGGCTAAAAGGTATAAGTTTAAGCTTTATTCTACAGTACCCTGAAGAGATGGGCAAAAGCGGAGGAATATTCCCTGTTATTGTCGGAACTTTGTATGTAACCTTGCTTGCAGTCATAATTGCTTCGCCTGTAGGGGTATTAGCGGCAATCTATTTGACTGAATATGCAAAGAAAGGAAAAGCTGTTGAGCTTATAAGATTTGGCACAGAAACATTGGCAGGAATACCTTCTATAATTTATGGGCTTTTCGGATTTGCATTTTTTGTAATTGCACTTGGATTTAGATGGTCCATTTTATCAGGTGCACTTACGCTTTCGATAATGATTCTGCCTACCATTATACGAACTTCAGAAGAGGCTATAAAAACTGTTCCGATGTCTTTTAGGGAAGGGAGCCTTGCACTTGGTGCGACAAAGTGGCAGACAATAGCTAAGGTTGTAATCCCACCTGCAATGCCCGGGATATTGACAGGAGTTATCTTGGGAGTTGGAAGGGCAATAGGTGAGACTGCTGCAGTGCTTTTAACAGCTGGAAGTTCACTTAATTTCCCCACAAGCATATTCAGTCCAACGAGAACCATGTCCGTCCATCTTTATATTCTTTCTTCAGAAGGAATTTCAAAATTAAATTCATATGCTACTGCAACATTGCTTATTGTAATTGTGTTTATAATAAATATGTTTGCAAACATGATAATTCGAAGGTATAACAGAATTTTGGGCAGAGGATAA
- the pstC gene encoding phosphate ABC transporter permease subunit PstC, whose product MPKKKSAIEMILFLAAAISVVSVLLITIFIFKEGFAIIKEYGLWNFILGKKWAPLSGKFGIFPMILGSIYVTLGAIIIGVPIGIATAIFLGELVNEKISRLIRPFVELLAGIPSVIYGFYGLVVVVPLIRKYLGGSGFSILASSIILGIMILPTIINISEVSIRSVPREYKEGSLALGATHWQTIKGVILPAAKSGIIASIILGMGRAIGETMAVIMVAGNSPKIPNSILDQVRTLTGNIAIEMGYASGKHAQALFATGIVLFVIIMILNTIANVIARKVGEEK is encoded by the coding sequence ATGCCTAAGAAGAAAAGTGCAATAGAAATGATTTTGTTTTTAGCTGCTGCTATTTCAGTAGTTTCTGTACTGCTTATCACCATTTTTATCTTTAAAGAAGGTTTTGCAATCATAAAAGAATATGGGCTTTGGAACTTTATTTTGGGTAAAAAATGGGCACCTTTAAGTGGCAAATTTGGGATATTCCCGATGATTTTGGGTTCGATTTATGTTACTTTGGGAGCAATTATTATAGGTGTACCAATTGGAATTGCAACAGCAATATTTTTGGGTGAACTTGTAAATGAAAAAATATCAAGGCTTATAAGACCATTTGTTGAGCTGTTGGCAGGAATCCCCTCTGTGATATATGGTTTTTATGGTCTTGTTGTTGTGGTTCCCTTGATAAGGAAATATTTAGGTGGGTCTGGTTTTTCTATTTTGGCGTCTTCTATAATTTTGGGAATTATGATTTTGCCAACAATTATTAACATCTCAGAAGTATCAATAAGGTCTGTGCCAAGAGAGTATAAAGAAGGGTCTTTAGCCCTTGGTGCAACTCACTGGCAAACAATTAAGGGGGTTATTTTGCCTGCTGCAAAGTCTGGAATCATTGCTTCAATAATTCTTGGTATGGGAAGGGCAATTGGCGAGACCATGGCTGTTATTATGGTAGCAGGCAATAGTCCAAAAATACCGAATAGTATTTTGGATCAGGTAAGGACCTTGACAGGAAATATAGCAATTGAGATGGGGTATGCGTCTGGTAAACATGCTCAGGCGCTTTTTGCAACTGGAATTGTTCTTTTTGTAATTATTATGATTTTAAACACCATTGCAAATGTAATTGCAAGAAAAGTTGGTGAAGAAAAATGA